The nucleotide window ACAATTTATCTATTTGTTCACCCCATTGCTCTAAAGCTGGGGTCATccattcagtattgttccctacaatacttggaagaaaaaaaagaggtagagagagaaagattatgtatttgtgcacagatcactgaaggtttaTGACCAATGTTGAGAAGCTGTAGCTAAAGCAaacagggtattgggttgtaATAATCGAACTATTCACTACAAAAAAAACCAGTCATTATACAGGTCACTGGTTAGATTGTATCTGGAGTACTGGGCCCAGTTTTGCTCCAGTCACATGGTGAGTGAATATCATGTCCttggagaaggttcagagggAAGCCAAGACCAATTCCTGGCTTAAACAACCTTAGATACTCAGACTCAAAGAACAGAGTCGATTTACTCATGACCAGCATAGATTCGAGATGACCTGATTGGGCACACTATCCAATCCTTTGATAGCTTATTCCAGTCTGACATTGGAGAGGATCAGCAGACAAACGACACAAGAGTAGGGATTAAAGGGATGTTTGCTGGTTCTTTCCTCCCAACAGAGAGTAGagtctctggaatacattgccagctggtgtggtgggcaatgactctctgccttcaagcgGGAGCTGAATCGGTTCTtaactggggcagagattgcatcatatagaaggaaAGTGTCAAGAAAACTTGGTACATGGGATCTCCTGGACTGGgtttgatcacctgagggggttggAAAGGAATTAGAGTATTTGAACTTCTAAAACAGTCAGCCCTTCCTTACCCATCCACCAGAAGACTCCATTGCACCTCATGGTTCGGGGCTGGGACAGGAGTCGCCCAGCAGTCATGCAACCTCAGGACAATCATTGGGTCAGTGCGGTCCTGGACACGAACCTCCACAAACACTGGGTCCTGAAGGATACTCTGAATGGGGTACTCACTATCCACATACCAGGATCTGTAGTCACCACCTGAAAGGCAGACACAAGAACCAGTCACTCCCTCCACTGGTACATTCCCAGTGCTTCCATTCACCATTACCCAGAGCTGTTGTACCTTTTGCAATTCTCAGTTCCAGTTGCAGAATCCCCTCCtcagaagcaggaggtggtggagaaaCAGTGTAAACTGTGACATTGATTTGCAGGCCGGTCTCTTGCCTCCCCTTGTACTTGCACTGGACATGCAGGCTGTAAAGAGATTGTGGCAGATTGAGCTTCATTCAGTAACACTTCCCTCCAACCTGCCTTctccccaccatccccctcctACCTGAAAGTGCTGTCCCGGGTTATCGAGCCCCGTTTCCCAGTCAGAATCTGCCTCTTGCCCAACACATCCGTTTCATACACCAAGCTTCCATTCTCCTCCTACAATCAGAGCACGGGTTAATACGGAGCTGGTTCATTCACCGAGACTGCTCGGCCCTTCAATACTCACCCGCTTGGTCGAGCCACAAGAGGTAATAGGGAAGCGGAAGATTACAAGTTGGGCAGTGGTCAGTTTAGGCCTGCACTCCGCTTCTTGTCCATCTTTCACATACACAGATGACAGGTTGAGAGCAGGACGTGTCAGGTTCTTGGAGATCACTAGGATGAACTGGCCATCTGCTGTACACACTGCAAGAGAATTCAATTCATCCCATGAGGGTCAGGGGGCTTCTCATTAGTGGAGAAAGTAGGCATCTCAGACCATAGATTGGAGGGACTGAGTCTCAAAAGCTACAAACCAGCTCAGAGCTGAAACAGGAGCAGAATCCAAGTGGAAACAACCATGATTAGTTAGTGGAGTGAGCAAGGATGCATTTATACTCTGGGTCCAATTGGTGTCATCCTGCTCAGTCAAGGTCTGCAGGAGCGTGTTGTATAAATTGCCCAGTCAGGTGATGGCACGTCCTCCGACTGCATTCATCTTAAATAAAGAGCAGGGCAAAAATGGAGCTCAATGTCAGAGGACATCTTGAGGACCTGGAAAACAGTTTTGACCCAGCACTTGCAATTTTACTCCATGGAAAGTCAAATTTAAGTGATGCCTTTATTGGCTAATTCAAAATAGGAAAGACAGAGTTTCCCCAGAAAGACAGCTCCATAAGTTCCTACTGTTCAGGAGAAAACATCAATATAATTGGCAGTCATTGAAAAAGCTATAATTCTAAATCATTGTGTCAATTAGACACTTGCTCCATGGTGGCCACCATGTCAAATTTGCCCCAGCTCTAAATAGAGAGACCATGCCTTtctctcccactgttcaattcagTGGTGGAAAGTTAATAATCAATTCATTAAAGAATCCACTTGAAGGAATATTTGAAGCCAACTGAGGAGATTCCATGTTCACACTAACAACTACCCATCCTAATATAGGTGAACCAACTGACCAGTGAACCTACAGTGCCCTGAAGCTCTGAAGGCTTACCCAACAGTTAGCACATCACCAATTCGACTAAAAGGCAAACTTCACTTCCAGATGTTCCTTCACCAGGTGGATCAACCAGGACACCAAACATGAAGCACAGGTTTGTGATTTACTGTCAGACTATAAATGCACCACAATCTGTACTTTGTTCATAGATTGTGTTAGAACATTCCCAACAGCCATCTGATCAACACTCAGCACAGCAATAGTTTCACCCACTGTAGATTGTCAGCACCACCTGGTTACTTTACTTCAACTGACCCAAAGGAGACACCATTTCCTCATGGAGCAAGTTCTCTCATACCCAGCCAATTCCTTCCAACACCAGTCACCCCGATCCTCAGCTTCATCTAGGGACACCTGCCTTCAATATGCTGAATGAACAGCCATACACCTTGATGCTCTACTTAGTTAAATACAATACACCAAGCTGAATCAACCGCTTCACAGGACTCCACGGGAGGGAGTTTGCTCAACAGACATATCCACCTTTACACAGAATGAAACAGCAACAAGACCGTGTAGTTGCTGACTGGATAATTGCCTAATGTACAAGTtagatttctccccctccccacaagtATCTCCTCtagaatgggggagaggagctgttTGATACCTGGGCTGTTCCTCAGACTGTAGAAGCAGGGATGGACATTGGAGCTCCGCGGGTCAAAGCAACAACCCTGAGCGGTGCACTCGGTGCTGTTAATCCCTGGGTGGCCGCAGTCAAATCTCCAGCCTGGCTCTGTTGGACAAACATCATCTCCCAGGAGCAGTGGGTGGGCTCGGAGTAAGGAGAGCCCGGCCAAGAGCCAGAGAGAAAGCACCCAATGATCCATCTCCGTTACTGCAAGTAGACTAATCATCTCCTCCAACACCAACCCGTTTTATAGCCGGGCTCCGAGTGCGGCAGGGAATTGGGGGCCAATCCCGGGTTGGGGCGGGTTCCTGTTTCCACGGGTTCCTCGGGAAGCTGGTTTCCATTTTTGATCAGCTCGACCTGTCAGCCTGTCCCCGCTGGTCCCCAAGTCTCAGATTCGTCTCCCAAAGGACATCCCAGCGACTGACCCTCGGGCCCATTGCACTCACTTCCTCTGCTCGAGTATCAGAAAGTTGGAGCTTGGAGCCTTCCTGCAGGATTTGAAGACAGAATATCGGCTGATATTGGTGTTTGTCAGTCTTGATATGTGCACCTTGTCTGCCACGTTTGCCGacagaacaacagtgactgcactttaaaagtaattcattggatgtgaagtgttttgaaatgtcctgagcatttgataaggtcctattcctgttcctatcgtatgctggaggggaacgtgtgcaGATGGGGGTAAAGTGTCCCTAACATTTTGGTGCTTTACCGCCTACCAGTCCCATCCCTGTGTTCCTCATTCAGGAATGGCTAATTGATTCACAGCTGTTTTGACCATTTGTTTGTGGTGGGAGAGGTTGAGTTGCTCTCCAACTGGGGTACGCACCTTCTGGCTAggagcgagcctttggcttagtgggagcattcctgcctctgagtcaggaggtgatgggttcaaaccccactccagacagtcccagtgactggagaccggagctctggctctgaatttgGGGTGATACTGATGCCTGGTGGGTGTGGGGGAGCCCTCATCGAATGGGTTGTACGAGCCCATAAAACCATACTAGACTAACCATactatcggctggtataaagttggttatggccatggaaggagtgatcccggcctgtcagactgtttatCAGCCTCTGAATCTTTCCACTATTTCACACGTTCTCCAAGGGAAGACtgtgaagatatagagattaccaCAACTTTCTAGCTGTGAGAACTGAGGAGTACAAGCTGGAAACACAGAGGAAGTCCATCAGCGCATGAAGAGAGAAAAGGTGGGTGTttcagactggcggccaacataaaaggaaatgcaaaagtcttctaaaggcagggaaacagtaaacgggtagtaagaggagggaggagtggggccgattagggacctaaaggagatctactcatggaggcagaggggatggctgaggtattaaatgaataatttgcatctatctttaccaaggaagaagatgccgccagagtctcagtaaaggaagatatatttgagatactggatgggctgaaaattgTTAAAGAAgacgtactagaaaggctggctgtacttaaagtagataagtcacccggtccggatgggatgcatcctaggttgctgagggaagtaagggtggaaattgcggaggtactggccataatcttccaaacagatacagggggtggtgccagaggactggagaattacaaatgttacacccttgttcaataaaggttgtaaggataaacccagcaattagaggccagtcagtttaacatcagtggtggggaaacttttagaatcgataatccgggacagaattaacagtcactcggACGAGTGTAgatcgattagggaaagccagcacggatttgttaaaggcaaatcatgtttaactaaactgattgagttttttgatgaggtaacagagagggtcgatgaggggaatgcagttaatgtggtgtatatggactttcaaaaggcgtttgataaagtgctgcatgggaggcttatcattaagattgcggcccatggaataaagggggcagtagcaacatggatacagaattgcaaagtgacaggaatcagagagtggtggtgaatggtggtttttcagactggagggaggtgtacagtggtgttccccaggggtcggtgctgggaccactgcttttcttgatatatatcagtgacttggacttggggtgtacaggccacaattgcaaaatttgcagaagacacaaaacttggaaaggtggtaaacagtgaggacgatagtgatagacttcaagaggatatagacaggctggtggcatgggcggacacgtggcagatgaaatttaaagcagaaaaatgctaagtgatatattttggtaggaagaatgaggagaggcaatataaacaataagtacttgactggagaagctggggttgttttccttggaacagagaaggttgcgaggagatttgatggaggtattcaaaatcatgatgggtccagacagagtagttagagagaaactgttcccattgggggaagggtcaagaaccagaggacatagatttaaggtgataggcaaaagaaccaaaggtgacatgaggaaaaacttttttgcacagcgagaggttaggatctggaatgcactgcccgagggggtggtggaggcagattcaatcatggccttgaaaagggaacaggataagtacttaaaaggaaaaaatttgcagggctatggggaaagggcggggcagtgggactagctggattgctcttgcatagagccggcatggactcgatgggctgaatgacctccaccTGTGCTGTCATCTTTCgataattctatgatttttttaatattcgttcatgggatgtgggcgtcgctggcgaggccggcatttattgcccatccctaattgcccttgagaaggtggtggtgagccgccttcttgaaccgctgcagtccgtgtggtgaaggttctcccacagtgctgttaggaagggagttccaggattttgacccagcgacgatgaaggaacggcgatatatttccaagtcgggatggtgtgtgacttggagaggaacgtgcaggtggtgttgttcccatgtacctgctgctcttgtccttctaggtggtagagttcgtgggtttgggaggtgctgtcgaagaagccttggcgagttgctgcagtgcatcctgtggatggtacacactgcagccactgtgcgctggtggtgaagggagtgaatgtttagggtgatggatggggtgtcaatcaagcgggctgctttgtcctggatggtgtcgagcttcttgagtgttgttggagctgcactcatccaggcaagtggagattattccatcgcactcctgacttgtgccttgtagatggtggaaaggctttggggagtcaggaagtgagtcactcgccgcagaatacacagcctctgacctgctctcgtagccacagtatttatatggctggtccagttcagtttctggtcaatggtgacccccagtatgttgatggtgggggattcggcgatggtaatgccgttgaatgtcaaggggaggtggttagactctgacttgttggagatgatcattgcctggcacttatctggcgcgaatgttacttgccacttatgagcccaagtctggatgttgtccaggtcttgctgcatgcgggctcggactgcttcattatttgaggggttgccaatggaactgaacactgtgcaatcatcagcgaacatccccatttctgaccttatgatggagggaaggtcattgaagaagctgctgaagattcttgggcctaggacactgccctgaggaactcctgcagcaatgtcctggggctgtgatgattggcctccaacaaccactaccatcttcctttgtgctaggtatgactccagccaccagagagttttccccctgattgccattgacttcattttactagggctccttggtgccacactcggtcaaatgctgccttgatggcaagggcagtcactctcacctcacctctggaagtcagctcttttgtccatgtttggaccaaggctgtaatgaggtctggagccgagtggtcctggcggaacccaaactgagcatcagtgagcaggttattggtgagtaaatgccgcttgatagcactgtcgacgacaccttccatcactttgctgatgattgagagtagactgatggggcggtaattggccggagtggattagtcctgctttttgtggacaggacatacctgggcaattttccacattgtcgggtagatgccagtgttgtagctgtactggaacagcttggctagaggcacagctagttctggagcacaagtctt belongs to Heptranchias perlo isolate sHepPer1 chromosome 29, sHepPer1.hap1, whole genome shotgun sequence and includes:
- the LOC137299360 gene encoding zona pellucida sperm-binding protein 4-like isoform X2, with the translated sequence MDHWVLSLWLLAGLSLLRAHPLLLGDDVCPTEPGWRFDCGHPGINSTECTAQGCCFDPRSSNVHPCFYSLRNSPVCTADGQFILVISKNLTRPALNLSSVYVKDGQEAECRPKLTTAQLVIFRFPITSCGSTKREENGSLVYETDVLGKRQILTGKRGSITRDSTFSLHVQCKYKGRQETGLQINVTVYTVSPPPPASEEGILQLELRIAKGGDYRSWYVDSEYPIQSILQDPVFVEVRVQDRTDPMIVLRLHDCWATPVPAPNHEVQWSLLVDGCPYEGDDYQTVLHPVDVFSGLMFPTHHKRFEVKTFVFLDGDSAQPLTGQVYLHCTAEVCSPSAQDDCTSKCGTKRRRSTDDHEGTLVSAPGPIIFLKDENRQSKKLLEESDGAGSPSLVLRGAGVGFVVVLLSLLVVMVAVYKMKKPRAVTSQCN